The window TTCAAGGTCATCTTCTTCtccctggcgttagtcctggTTATACCCTCACCTCTCTGATGAGGAGCCTGGGGCTCGCCTGTTACCGCGATCCTGAAGTCAGTAAGTCAgatttaatgtagacaatgtgcattcgtccactatttagatttaagagatccatatttgtaaattgacgtccgatgaaaatgctgcagtgtagtttgttccgccgcttcttctacacatgcgctttggtgTGAGGTTAgactaagtacctatttaatctTCTATTATGTTAATCTTTGTACCACCTATATAATTGTGTTATTCCTTCAAATATAGTAGTATTATTCGAGCATTCACTCGTTTCATTTACCTGACTACGTCACACCCTTATATGGCGACCCTGCCTATGGAATCTTCCACCGCGCCGCGAATTTGAGACGTTACTCGTGTAATCGTTAATAAGGACAATGGAAAAGTACCAGTTCTATCTTTGTTTCGGACTAAACGCTAGTGTACacgtgaataaaaaatttcacaaaaataatggGCTCCCCACAGTCTAAAGAAGAAACCCTGGTCATCCAGAATGCTGCGGCTGGCGATAATAAAGCAACTACAGAACAAATTCGTTTTCATATGAGCACCACAAATATTATCCTGTGTGTTATCCTGTTAATTATACTGTGTGGCGTGCTGTTCTTCATATATCGACTATATAGAAAATGCCATAGAAAATGGATTGTTAAGGAGATAAATCGGGCGACTATAAGAAGATCACTTTTCCGGCGACAGTTGGAAGACCTTAACCCACCCcaaaaaatctattcaaaagaaatggtgtaaaaaataaataaaaataaaagtgcataaatatatttcaaaagtgaaaatttattatataaaaataaatattaaaaaaaaaaaaaaaagtgaaaataataaaatacaataatctacttaaaaaaaaaaaaaaaaaagtatcttaaatatataatcaaatatcctaataataattttatgtacgaGATATAGGTCACCGGTAAGGAATGCAGCGACTTTCCATATACGGACGGACGGATGATGCACTGTGACTGAACTTTGGACTTGATAGTGTTAATTGTAATCgcgattatattttaaagtctatttttatttattttttaatgtgttatGTTCTTTATGTGCACAGGTACAAGAATATTTTACTCTACGTTATGGTGGTAAGTGACTAATGGAAACTATTATATCATTGTATGaggaattaaagaaaattagagtatatttaattaaattaggaGCCAGTCGAAGAACGGAAAAAGTGttagtaaacaaattaaatgagATTAATGCAATCTATGAGAAATATGAGACGTGGCTGATAGGTTTTGAAGAAAAActtaagagaaaatattatagttcggatgatattatattaatcaaaaattattgtagTCGATTTTTAGAgttacatgaaaatattttagtgttGTGTAATAGTGATAAGCCGAAGTCATCGTTCAACATGAAttcttttgatttaaaaacggCGTTAAATCTTTTACCTATTATGACAAATGAGGAGTCGAATACAAAACAGTTGATTGATAACattgaatattataatactttattGAAAGAAGATacatgtaaacaaaatttaattaatttcgtatTAAAAAGTAGGCTTTCTCCTGAAgctaagttaaaattaaaatcaaaatatgaaTCAGTTAATGAGTTAATTATTGATATGAGAAATGTATTATTGTGTAAGAAAGCTGCAACggcaatacaaaataaattacaaaaaattagaCAAAATGACTTGTCAATTGCTGACTATGGTAAAGAAATAACGGAACTATTTGTTGATTTAACGATAACGCAAGCTGACGGGAATGATCAatgctataaaatattaaaacctattaatgaaaaaatggcTGTTAAGCAATTTGCTGACGGCTTGCGTAATCGTCGACTTAGTACGATTATTTCTGCCAGGAATTATAGTTCACTTAAAGATGCTGTACAGGCAGCCCAAGATGAAGAAGTATCAATTCCTTCAACATCTGGAGAAATCATGGGTATGTACAAGAAACCAtaccataataaatatttcaacaatggttcaaattattatagaaGCTGGCGTGGAGGACGTTGCCGCTATCCTGTACATAGAGGAAGAGCTCGAGGACAGCAAGCAGCTCATCTAGCTTCTCGAGGACAAGGGTCACGAGGTCAGTACACGCGAGGAAGTAGCGGAGGTCCACAGCAGAgaggtaaattttttaattcaactagAGGAAATCAAGGGATGCGTAATAATcgtaatattcatttaatgcatgataatgataataataatttcgaaaaatttGAAGAGTCAGAACTTTCTTTGAATCAGTTTTTTCGTGAGGAAtagtgaaaaatttattttagccaGTGATagtaattgttatatttctttactttcatcatcatgtaataattataacaaaaaatattttttagtagaTTCTGGAGCATCAATATCGGCATGTACGTATAAACATGCTATAGAATGTAACATTCCAATCCATAAGGAGAATGTAACAATCAACGGTTTAGGTGGAAGTGTACAAGCAATAggatacttatttttaccattaacttttaataatgaaacattcaatcataagttttttgtttttcaaaatttaccaATTAAAGGAAGTGGAATTTTAGGccgtgattttttaaatagatgcAAAGCTCAATTAGACTTCAGTAAAAACACtttgacattatttattaattcgaaaattactttacctttaataaatacatgtaatgttatttttgagaTCCCAGCTAGAAGCGAGtcaatacattttatacatacggACATTAATGAAGATTGTGTCATATTATctcaagaaataaaacatggTATATTTTTAGCAAGTTCCATATGTTCACCAAAAGATGGATTGATTCCTGTTAGAATACTTAATGTTACTGAAAATGATGTTCAACTCACAGAAATAAATCCAAAAATTGATAAAGTTAGTAACTATAATATTTGTGAATTTGAAAAGTCAACGACCGATTCAAATAGAGTGAAAAAACTTTTCTCATTAATGAAATTgcaacatttaaatattgaggAACAAAAAACTATTGAGAACATTTGCGCTAAATATTCAGATATATTTTACCTCCCTGGTGATAAATTAAGTACTACTGATGTATACACACATACTATTTCTGTCAAACCTAATACAAATccaatcttttcaaaacaatATCGTTTGCCATACTCTCAAAAGGACGAAATTAAACGccaaattgataaaatgttaGAGGAAGGGATAATTGAACCTAGCAAGAGCGATTGGTCTAGTCCAATACTGTTAGTACCTAAAAAATCAGATTCAACAGGAGACAAAAAATGGAGGCTTGTCGTAGATTATAGGAAATTGAATAATCAGATTGAAGACGATAAATTCCCACTACCAGATATTACTGAAATTCTGGACTCGTTGTCAGGTAGCATTTATTTCACACATTTAGACTTGCATCAAGGATACTATAATGTTAATTTAGATGAAAACAGTAGAAAATTTACAGCTTTCCATTCAGGACAGTATCAGATGACACGTATGCCAATAGGACTTAAAACTAGCCCAAGTTCATTTTCCAGAATGATTACATTGGCAATGGCTGgtctaaattatgaaaaatgtctaatttatttagatgacttaattgtttttggccgtaatttaacaattcataataaaaatttacaagatgTTTTTGAAAGATTACGTCaggtcaatttaaaattaaatccagTAAAATgcgattttcttaaaaaagaaattttgtatttaggtCATGTGATTTCTAATGAAGGTATAATGCCGGATCCTGCAAAAATATCTGCAGTACAAAATTATCCAGTTCCTACAAATTCAGACGaagtaaaaagatttgtagCTTTCACGAATTACTATAGAAAATTCATACCAAAATTTGCAGAAATCGCATatcctttaaataaattaactagaaAAGGCGTACCATTTGAATGGAATACCGAAAGTCAAAACTCTTttgaaaaactaaaagaaCTACTAATAAGCCCACCTGTGTTACAGTATCCCGATTTTTcggaacaaaataaatttatagtacAAACTGATGCTTCAAATAATGCTATAGGAgcaattttatcaaacaaaaatggaCGACCAATAGCTTATGCTAGTAGGAGCTTAAATAAAGGTGAAAAGAATTATCCAGTGATAGAAAAAGAATTGCTAGCAATAGTATGGGCTGTGAAGTATTTTCGTCCATATTTATATGGACGCCCATTTAAAATACTGACAGACCATAAACCACTAGTATACTTGTTCAATATGAGAGATCCTTCGAGTAGGCTCATGAAATTTAGAATCATATTAGaggaatataattttgaagtaGAATATGTTAAAGGTTCTGAAAATGCAGCTGCAGATGCATTGTCTAGAATCAcattaaatgatttaaaagaaatgcacgaaagtgttattaatgttatgacaAGAGCGGGcgcaagaaaattaaataaactagatTCATCGGTAGATATGGATGCTTTAGACTTGAGGCCTGATCAACCAAAGGTCGTAAGTACCCATATAAGACCGAAAGAATCAGTAGAATTAAAACTTATTGATATTAAGGgactaaaacaatttaaaaaagagggAATTatcacaaaagaaaataaaatattatgctatattgaaagtaaaagaacaatttatGTGAAATTTCTAGATTCTCAATCACAAATGACGCGAGGCGAATTTGTGAGAgatttagataatttttgtaatttattaaagttagaagaaatatacatattaaagagtaaagataatgaaatttttatagaaaaattattagataaaataaaaaacgataAGAATAGGTCCGGACCgcgtatatgtattttaagtaatgtaaaaagaattgagaataaacatgatagaaaaataattttaaatgattttcatCTCTTGCCTAGCAGTGGCCATGCTGGTATGAGAAGAATGTCAAAcaacataaagaaatattatttctggCCTGGTATTGATAAAGATGTTAGAGAATTTGTAAAACGTTGCGACAGTTGTCAACGTCAAAAACATTCAATACCAAAGAAAGAACCAATGGAAATTACTAGTACAGCGCATACTGCATTTGAAAAAGTATTCTTAGATCTTGTTGGTCCTTTGGAAAGagataatgataattattcttatatactAACGTGTCAATGCGAACTGACAAAATATGTAGAAGGTTATCccttaatttccaaaaaagcTGATGAAGTAGCAAGATcgtttgttaataattttattctcagGTATGGTGTGCCAAAATGTATAGCTACAGATAGAGGGAAGGAGTTTTTATCAGAAATTTTTCAAgaggtatgtaaattattaaatattaaacaactCAACTCAACAGCCCACCATCACGAGTCCATAGGAGCTCTGGAAGTCACTCACAAACATTTGAATGCGTTTCTACGTATTCAAACAGAGAATCACCCGGAGATGTGGAGTAAGTGGATTCCTTTTTGGTGTTTCTCTTACAATACAGGAGTTCATACTGAAACAGATTTCACCCCGTACGAGTTGGTGTTTGGTAAGAAATGTTCTCTCCCTAGTAATCTGACAAATGATGTAGAACCTCTTTATAATTATGAGAGCTATCCACATGAATTGAAATACCGTTTGCAACTTTCTCAAAAAGAGGctagaaataatttgttaagaaGTAAGATAAATAGAAAGTATGtgtatgacaaaaatattaatcctGTAAGCTATAaggaaaatgatttaattttagtaaaaaataatacacctagtaataaattagataatatatatttaggcccttataaagttattaaggACATACCACCAAACGTagagataataaataagtatggtAAAATAGACATTGTACATAAAAACCGTACAAAACCTTAttataaaacgtaaaaaatagattatattttatcaatttgactgtaaaaaaaaaatatattatataaattcattttttttttcaataagtgCGGTGATGTGAGGTTAgactaagtacctatttaatctTCTATTATGTTAATCTTTGTACCACCTATATAATTGTGTTATTCCTTCAAATATAGTAGTATTATTCGAGCATTCACTCGTTTCATTTACCTGACTACGTCACACCCTTAtattggaagcggtagtagttataattagatttaagttatgtgacgtcaataagtgataccttgtatccaattttgaaaataaatctattctattctattctatttttacacaacgcaactcccatctgacaaATCTGCAATCTTATCAGGGAAACGTGATACCCATATTGGTTCGTGATTATagatccagttgcctgaatgtgcagcgCAGTACATCGCGAGAGCATCGATTAGCAATCAAATTAATTCCCTAtacaaaaagtttttactCAATTACTACAGATAAAACTACGCCTAATTTTCaaaggagtaggcagagactacaacttTTTACGATCCgtcatacttctttcgcttcatccacatttaacACTCTCTTAATGTATAGTCGGTACATAATTAAGATTTTGGTTATAACTAACTTATTGCAAGTGGCCATATTATTCCCACGAAATAATCtacaaaaagtttataattactatgaaatatAGCCGTCGGGAGGCCGCTGCGTGTGTGAACATAACGTCAAAGTAATTCCCGCCGGCGGTTCTACACCGGCTTTTAATAGCGCGCATATTCGTGGAATGTAGTTACTAAACCCTTACTCTTATTTTATGATGtctaagtaaataaaacttcgttatgttacatattataaaacatctGTATCACGTTCTTATCTCTCAcagcgtagacagagccaacagtcttgaaaggacacGTTCAACTGGATGGTTTAttgatggagttgagattttaatatcaattcgTATTCGTAATGTCAATCGGATTTCCGAAAATATTGACCTCTTTGTATGTTCTCTGAGCGAATTCATAGCAACAGCGTTATATATTGTAtgctacaataataataataattaaaatgtattgctTCTCTATCGCATTGGTGCAAACTGTAAAGATTTAAgcttctgaaataaataaataaattccagGCCGTgtatacagctgaatgtagcgtttcagtctttgtgtgaccgttggctccgtctaccccgtaagggatcaagaagtggttatatgtatttgaTATGCTTGAACATCCAAGGAACACTACTGATGTTTGTATCCATTAATTTATTCTCAGTTTCTTTACTCGAGACAAAAATCATTGAACTACAATACAAAACGAAAGAAACATGGCCGCCGGGAAGAACTTCTTATGTTTTTGCTAAACAAGGCTCCTCCACGTTAATAAATTGTTGTTTTTGGTGGACTCGGGTCGTAAATCAGAGCCTGGGACAAAACAAAACCCTGCTAGCTGTGGGGCAGATAAATTGAtagcttataaataaatggcaTATAATGggggaaaaaaattatgtatatatgtatatcataacatacatataattgtagacagagccaacagtcttgaaaagactaataggccacgttcagctgtttttgcgtgatgatagaattgagcttgaaatagtgagaggttgctagcccatcgcccaaagaagaatcccaagtttataagcctatcccttaatcgcctttaacgatatccaaAGGAAAGAGAGTGctcctactcttttttgtactCGACGAcctggtttttatttttcttcaattctGCCGTGGATAATGGTTTGAATGACCTTAATACATGTTGCTCCTTATTACATGTCccaagtatttataaaacttcACGAACACCTACTAAATCCAACTAAATACTTTAGTACACAAATTGAATCTCTGATTGGAGTATGTATTAAGTGGCAAATGCATTTAGTCCGTTCATTACAGTGCAGTACGATGTAATTGACCATGAATCAGCTCTCGATGACAGCTCGGCACCAGCCATCGGATATTGTCCATCAAACTATCCGACAAGGCTGCAATAATTCAAGTTTTGCTCATTCGCACTAATAATACTcagtctttatcctttacggacAGAGCAGaacatattataattacaagGCTCAAAGGTAATGGACGGCTAAtagttgtttggctttatgataggattgatatttaattagtgacaggttgctagcccatcgcctaaaaaaagaatccaagtttataagcctatcccttagtccccttttacgacctCAATGATAAAGAGATAGAGtagacctattctttttttcattagtgccgggaaccacacggcaaaatcaCTTACTATGATATCTCTCATCATATGAAACAAATCAAATCATCAAATCTCAAATCATACTCGTATGAAACAATAATGTACTCAGAAAAATGCAATCAGCGCATGTCCGGGGCAGTACGCCTTTTACCAGAGTACCGTCGATTCTCACATAATATGAACTCTCATATAATGACACTGTATGGTATCACGTCGACCCACTCCACGTGAACATCCCGAGGGCGGGGCGGGGCGCAGTGTGGCAGAAAGTCCGCAAGACCGCCGTTTGTCACGCGCTGCGGATAACCCGAATATTTCATCTATTATGTGGCGGTATAATCGGCCACACGTGCCAGAGACGAGGGTAATGAGATGAAGACGGGGGCAACGACTAGTTATAACCTCTACAATGGAGTCTGTAATGATTTCTTATTACATGATTAAATGGATTGTAAGCATAATTGCCAAATGTACTTAACAATCTGTAGGACGTCCTGGTCACGTCATGTGTAtcctaaatttgaaaaatggatcgtagcaagtggaaaaatgtagtctctgtctagacctacgggaaagaggcgtgatataacgtgtgtatatttataaattgaagcCTTCAATCAAAATGTAGCTTTAACCTATATCGCGTCGCAGTCTATAACTGAAGCTCTCAAAGAGACATAAAAGACGCCATTCAGTGCACGCGGGCGCAGCCGCGGATAAAATCGAAGAGCCATCTCCGTAACTGTAGGACattagagctttaaagcgctCTCGAAACAC of the Amyelois transitella isolate CPQ chromosome 19, ilAmyTran1.1, whole genome shotgun sequence genome contains:
- the LOC132902896 gene encoding uncharacterized protein LOC132902896, which translates into the protein METIISLYEELKKIRVYLIKLGASRRTEKVLVNKLNEINAIYEKYETWLIGFEEKLKRKYYSSDDIILIKNYCSRFLELHENILVLCNSDKPKSSFNMNSFDLKTALNLLPIMTNEESNTKQLIDNIEYYNTLLKEDTCKQNLINFVLKSRLSPEAKLKLKSKYESVNELIIDMRNVLLCKKAATAIQNKLQKIRQNDLSIADYGKEITELFVDLTITQADGNDQCYKILKPINEKMAVKQFADGLRNRRLSTIISARNYSSLKDAVQAAQDEEVSIPSTSGEIMGMYKKPYHNKYFNNGSNYYRSWRGGRCRYPVHRGRARGQQAAHLASRGQGSRGQYTRGSSGGPQQRGKFFNSTRGNQGMRNNRNIHLMHDNDNNNFEKFEESELSLNQFFREE